Proteins encoded together in one Impatiens glandulifera chromosome 1, dImpGla2.1, whole genome shotgun sequence window:
- the LOC124913261 gene encoding WD repeat-containing protein 44-like, translated as MSTAGADEEDEEEERFYDSLDHILSSNSLSSSTSSSSEEEEEEDKYSNSSSDSHNYAPDCPVPIPRFPIAVSNNYDVWISEPSSVQERRLRLLRRFGLSRDPLLSSATDDDFHGDFDRSFSADQLSNSRQKSGNVSCSYSNARDHLSLHHLADGQFVSNRSVLLEARSCNASSLNKPPTGKNSRKVEETRSDSISSNVNIVENGSNGELHVLDFDDVNESVCRIKDLDNGKEFVVDEFRDDGMWNKLKEVSTGRQLTMEEFDMSVGQSPIVQELMRRQNIEDLNKDDMYNHSENGSSETVLRSRKKGGGGGGGDWLKSIRHVAASAVKGRKSSDERDTSSEKGGRRSSSATDDSKDGSFHGPERVRVRQYGKSCKELTGLYKNQEINAHNGSIWTLKFSLDGKYLASAGEDCVIHVWQVVKTEKRGDLLLEDGNLNFLLVAGGSPEPTLMMSPRNEFGNKEMKKKRRGRKLSFSQKSINLDHVLVPETVFGLSDKPICSFTGHLDDVLDLSWSKSQQLLSSSMDKTVRLWDLYSKSCLKIFSHSDYVTCIQFNPVDERYFISGSLDGKVRIWSIPDRQVVDWSDLREMVTAACYTPDGTGAFVGSYKGSCRLYNTSENKLQQECEINLQNKKKKSHKKKITGFQFVPGSSSEVLVTSSDSRIRVIDGVDLVHKFKGFRNSNSQISGSITENGRYVVCASEDSHVYVWKQEEEWSYGAAATSTTTRRRSKGGGVSVAGAYEHFHCEDVSVAIPWPGVSDFRNSLHFDQSEEICAPNHLQKKCNGIISGASSGYFFDRISPATWPEEEEEKLHPAATKRHSPRVSLDDFSDGLGQNKSASWGMVILTAGLKGELRTYQNFGLPIGGI; from the exons ATGAGCACAGCAGGGGCCGACGAAGAAGACGAGGAAGAAGAACGTTTCTACGACTCTCTTGATCATATCCTTTCTTCAAATTCCTTATCATCTTCCACTTCATCATcttctgaagaagaagaagaagaagataaatatTCTAATTCAAGCTCGGATTCCCATAATTATGCCCCGGACTGTCCGGTACCAATCCCTAGATTTCCTATTGCCGTTTCCAATAACTACGATGTATGGATATCCGAACCTTCCTCTGTCCAAGAACGTCGTCTGCGTCTCCTCCGCCGTTTCGGCCTTAGCCGTGATCCTCTTCTATCCTCGGCAACCGACGACGATTTCCATGGAGATTTTGACAGATCGTTCTCTGCGGATCAGTTAAGCAATAGTCGGCAAAAAAGTGGTAATGTTTCTTGCAGTTATTCCAACGCACGCGATCATCTTTCCCTTCATCATCTAGCTGATGGCCAATTTGTAAGTAATCGTAGCGTTTTACTTGAAGCTCGAAGTTGTAATGCATCATCACTCAATAAACCGCCTACTGGTAAGAATAGTAGGAAGGTGGAAGAGACACGAAGCGATTCTATTAGCTCAAACGTTAATATTGTTGAAAACGGTAGTAATGGAGAATTACATGTTTtggattttgatgatgttaatgAATCTGTATGTAGAATTAAGGATCTCGACAATGGGAAGGAGTTCGTTGTCGATGAGTTTCGTGATGATGGTATGTGGAATAAGTTGAAAGAAGTGAGCACTGGAAGGCAGCTGACAATGGAGGAATTTGATATGTCTGTTGGGCAATCACCTATAGTTCAAGAATTGATGAGGAGACAGAATATTGAGGATCTGAATAAAGATGATATGTATAATCACAGTGAGAATGGAAGTTCAGAGACTGTTTTAAGATCAAGGAAgaaaggaggaggaggaggaggaggagattgGTTAAAGAGTATAAGGCATGTGGCAGCAAGTGCAGTGAAAGGGAGAAAAAGCAGTGATGAACGAGACACTTCGTCGGAGAAAGGTGGGAGAAGGTCTAGCTCTGCAACCGATGATAGCAAAGATGGTTCATTCCATGGACCTGAAAGAGTTCGTGTTCGACAGTATGGAAAATCATGTAAAGAGCTCACTGGATTGTACAAGAACCAGGAGATAAATGCTCATAATGGTTCCATTTGGactttaaaatttagtttggatGGGAAATATCTTGCCAGTGCAGGAGAGGATTGTGTCATTCATGTTTGGCAGGTTGTTAAAACTGAGAAGAGAGGAGATCTGTTGTTGGAAGATGGGAATCTCAACTTCTTACTTGTGGCTGGTGGGTCACCTGAACCAACTTTAATGATGTCCCCAAGAAACGAATTTGGAAATaaggagatgaagaagaagagaagagggAGGAAGTTATCTTTCAGTCAAAAATCCATTAATCTTGATCATGTTCTTGTGCCAGAGACGGTTTTTGGATTATCAGACAAGCCTATTTGTTCATTCACAGGTCATTTGGATGATGTGCTGGATCTATCGTGGTCGAAATCACAG CAATTGCTCTCATCATCAATGGACAAAACTGTGAGATTATGGGATTTGTATAGCAAGTCATGCTTGAAGATCTTCTCACACAGTGATTATG TGACGTGCATTCAGTTTAACCCTGTGGACGAAAGGTATTTCATTAGCGGATCGTTGGATGGTAAAGTTCGCATATGGAGTATCCCTGATCGTCAAGTTGTTGATTGGAGTGATCTGCGTGAAATGGTCACTGCTGCTTGTTATACACCAGATGGAACG GGAGCGTTTGTTGGCTCTTACAAAGGGAGCTGCCGGCTATATAACACATCAg AGAACAAATTGCAACAAGAATGTGAGATAAATcttcaaaacaagaaaaagaagtctcataaaaagaaaataacaggTTTTCAG TTTGTACCAGGAAGTTCATCGGAAGTCCTTGTAACTTCTTCTGACTCGCGAATACGTGTTATTGATGGTGTGGATTTGGTTCACAAGTTCAAAG GCTTTCGCAACAGCAACAGTCAAATATCAGGTTCCATTACAGAAAATGGGAGGTATGTGGTATGTGCAAGCGAAGACTCTCATGTATATGTTTGGAAACAGGAAGAGGAGTGGTCGTATGGAGCTGCTGCTACTTCTACTACTACTAGACGAAGAAGCAAAGGAGGAGGTGTCTCTGTTGCTGGAGCTTACGAGCATTTCCACTGTGAAGATGTTTCGGTTGCCATTCCTTGGCCTGGGGTGTCGGATTTTAGGAATAGTCTACATTTTGATCAATCAGAAGAAATATGTGCCCCTAATCATCTTCAGAAGAAATGCAATGGAATCATTTCTGGTGCTTCCAGCGGATACTTCTTTGATAGGATATCCCCTGCGACTTGgccggaggaggaggaggaaaagCTTCACCCTGCCGCCACCAAAAGGCATAGCCCGCGAGTTAGCCTCGATGATTTCTCAGATGGGTTGGGCCAAAATAAGTCTGCTTCTTGGGGAATGGTAATTCTAACTGCTGGCCTTAAAGGAGAACTCAGGACTTATCAAAATTTTGGATTACCAATTGGGGggatataa
- the LOC124922364 gene encoding uncharacterized protein LOC124922364, translating to MKMGKTGRDWTQIYAIYGIDDWQTPVFLLIHAILFSFLSIIILLYFPPICLFFESIPSNLPSGTTRFAIGFIGSVTAISAVCLYLAACNIFYSSVYLQWEMAQRMVTTIEDWSSIHQALVIGCSRGILLNSVAMQLKKCGSSGRVVGIDSGKSTVVSALQTARIEGVEEFVTCREGDGRRLPFGDGYFDIVTSAMFLHRVGKELGRSSVGAAAERMRVVGEVVRVLKPGGIGVVWDLVHVGEYVKKLKEMKMEEIRVSERVTAFMVSSHIVSFRRPRQQVTNMGEDVRLDWRFCNIDL from the coding sequence atgaaaatgGGAAAAACAGGGCGAGATTGGACACAGATCTACGCTATTTACGGAATAGATGATTGGCAAACCCCTGTTTTTCTCTTAATTCACGCCATCCTCTTCTCCTTCCTCTCAATTATCATACTTCTCTACTTCCCCCCGATCTGCCTCTTCTTTGAATCAATACCCTCCAATCTTCCATCAGGAACAACCCGATTCGCAATCGGCTTCATAGGATCCGTCACAGCAATCTCCGCCGTCTGTCTCTACCTCGCCGCCTGCAACATCTTCTACTCATCCGTCTACCTCCAATGGGAAATGGCCCAAAGAATGGTCACCACAATCGAGGACTGGTCATCAATCCATCAAGCCCTTGTCATTGGTTGCAGCCGCGGCATCCTCCTCAACTCCGTCGCCATGCAGCTAAAGAAATGCGGCAGTTCAGGCCGAGTCGTCGGAATCGATTCAGGGAAATCTACGGTTGTGTCTGCACTCCAAACGGCAAGAATTGAAGGGGTGGAGGAATTTGTGACGTGCAGGGAAGGAGATGGGAGGAGACTTCCGTTTGGAGATGGGTATTTTGATATTGTGACATCGGCTATGTTTTTGCATAGAGTTGGAAAGGAGTTAGGACGGAGCTCGGTGGGTGCGGCGGCGGAGAGAATGAGGGTGGTTGGGGAAGTGGTGAGGGTGCTGAAACCGGGGGGAATTGGAGTGGTTTGGGATTTGGTTCATGTGGGGGAGTATgtgaagaaattgaaagagaTGAAGATGGAGGAGATAAGAGTATCGGAGAGAGTGACCGCGTTCATGGTGAGTAGCCATATCGTGTCTTTTCGCCGGCCGAGACAGCAAGTGACTAATATGGGAGAGGATGTTCGGCTTGATTGGAGATTTTGTAACATTGATCTTTAG